The Burkholderia pyrrocinia genome has a segment encoding these proteins:
- the yihA gene encoding ribosome biogenesis GTP-binding protein YihA/YsxC: MAFLLHQARFYTTVNHLRDLPPTVQPEIAFAGRSNAGKSTAINVLCNQKRLAFASKTPGRTQHINYFSVGPAAEPVANLVDLPGYGYAEVPGAAKAHWEMLLSSYLATRSQLCGLILMMDSRRPLTDLDRRMIEWFTPTGKPIHTLLTKCDKLTRQESINALRTTQKGLDAYRDQGVQGKLTVQLFSALKRTGLDDAHELIESWLRPSVADEKSEPVAQ; the protein is encoded by the coding sequence ATGGCCTTTCTGCTCCATCAAGCCCGCTTCTACACGACCGTCAACCATCTGCGCGACCTGCCGCCGACGGTACAGCCGGAAATCGCGTTCGCGGGCCGCTCGAATGCCGGCAAGTCGACGGCGATCAACGTGCTGTGCAACCAGAAGCGGCTGGCCTTCGCATCGAAGACGCCCGGCCGCACGCAGCATATCAACTACTTCTCCGTCGGCCCGGCCGCCGAGCCCGTCGCGAACCTCGTCGACCTGCCCGGCTACGGCTACGCGGAAGTGCCGGGCGCCGCGAAGGCGCACTGGGAAATGCTGCTGTCGTCCTACCTCGCGACCCGCTCGCAGCTCTGCGGCCTGATCCTGATGATGGATTCGCGCCGCCCGCTGACCGACCTCGATCGCCGCATGATCGAGTGGTTCACGCCGACCGGCAAGCCGATCCACACGCTGCTGACGAAGTGCGACAAATTGACGCGGCAGGAAAGCATCAACGCGCTGCGGACCACGCAAAAGGGGCTGGATGCGTATCGCGACCAGGGCGTCCAGGGCAAGCTGACGGTCCAGTTGTTCTCCGCGCTGAAGCGCACGGGGCTCGACGACGCGCATGAGCTGATCGAGAGCTGGTTGCGACCGTCCGTCGCCGACGAAAAAAGCGAGCCTGTAGCACAATGA
- the hemB gene encoding porphobilinogen synthase — MSFHPLHRPRRMRRDDFSRRLMRENRLTTDDLIYPVFVVEGTNERQPVPSMPGVERVSVDLLMHVAEQCVELGVPVLSLFPAIEPSLKTPDGREAANPEGLIPRAVRELKKRFPELGVLTDVALDPYTSHGQDGVLDENGYVINDDTIEILVDQARAQAEAGVDIVAPSDMMDGRIGAVREMLESDGHIHTRIMAYSAKFASAFYGPFRDAVGSASNLGKGNKMTYQMDPANSDEALREVRLDIDEGADMVMVKPGMPYLDIVRRVKDEFRFPTYVYQVSGEYAMLKAAAMNGWLDHDKVVLESLLAFKRAGADGVLTYFALDAARLLKAQR, encoded by the coding sequence ATGAGCTTCCATCCGCTTCATCGTCCGCGCCGGATGCGCCGCGACGACTTCTCCCGGCGCCTGATGCGCGAAAACCGCCTGACCACCGACGATCTGATCTATCCGGTGTTCGTCGTCGAAGGCACCAACGAACGGCAGCCGGTGCCGTCGATGCCCGGCGTCGAGCGCGTGTCCGTCGATCTGCTGATGCATGTCGCCGAGCAATGCGTCGAACTCGGCGTGCCCGTGCTGTCGCTGTTCCCGGCCATCGAACCGTCGCTGAAAACGCCTGACGGCCGCGAGGCAGCCAATCCGGAAGGCCTGATCCCGCGGGCGGTGCGCGAGCTGAAGAAGCGCTTCCCCGAACTCGGCGTGCTGACCGACGTCGCACTCGATCCGTACACGAGCCATGGCCAGGACGGCGTGCTCGACGAGAACGGCTACGTGATCAACGACGACACGATCGAGATCCTGGTCGATCAGGCACGCGCCCAAGCCGAAGCCGGTGTCGACATCGTCGCGCCGTCGGACATGATGGACGGGCGCATCGGCGCAGTCCGCGAGATGCTGGAAAGCGACGGCCACATCCATACGCGCATCATGGCCTACTCAGCGAAGTTCGCGTCGGCGTTCTACGGCCCGTTCCGCGACGCGGTCGGCTCGGCGTCCAATCTGGGCAAGGGCAACAAGATGACCTACCAGATGGATCCGGCGAACAGCGATGAAGCGCTGCGCGAAGTGCGCCTCGACATCGACGAAGGCGCCGACATGGTGATGGTCAAGCCCGGCATGCCGTACCTCGACATCGTGCGCCGCGTGAAAGACGAGTTCCGCTTCCCGACCTACGTGTACCAGGTGAGCGGCGAATACGCGATGCTGAAGGCCGCCGCGATGAACGGCTGGCTCGACCACGACAAGGTCGTGCTCGAATCGCTGCTCGCGTTCAAACGTGCGGGCGCCGACGGCGTGCTCACGTACTTCGCACTCGATGCCGCGCGTCTGCTGAAAGCGCAACGCTGA